The Kordia sp. SMS9 genome window below encodes:
- a CDS encoding TIGR02452 family protein, which produces MKKSTRKIKALETLDIQKNGSYLFQGEIVDIKNAHEYTVENSNYYTSKKLDEILSNSTLDKNYKTQFEVTDETSLKAILRLANEENIMCLNFASAKNPGGGFLNGALAQEESLAIASSLYTSQMENFEFYENHRNRKSCIYTDNMIYSPKVPFFRDNKGELIEKPVLCSVITSAAVNLGVVKRVEAEKISKVPTIMRTRIEKVLALSILHGNDTLILGAWGCGVFQNDPALIAKLFKEVLETTFKNQFKKVVFAIYSRNEKFITPFKEEFEV; this is translated from the coding sequence ATGAAAAAATCAACAAGAAAAATAAAAGCACTTGAAACCTTGGACATCCAAAAAAATGGAAGCTACTTGTTTCAAGGTGAGATTGTAGACATCAAAAACGCACATGAATATACAGTTGAAAACTCAAACTATTACACAAGTAAAAAATTAGACGAAATACTTTCAAATAGTACGTTAGATAAAAATTACAAAACACAATTTGAAGTTACAGATGAAACTTCTTTAAAAGCAATTTTACGATTGGCAAATGAAGAAAATATCATGTGTTTAAATTTTGCTTCCGCGAAAAATCCTGGTGGTGGATTCTTAAATGGTGCTTTGGCGCAAGAAGAAAGCTTAGCAATTGCTTCCAGTTTATATACAAGTCAAATGGAGAATTTCGAATTCTATGAAAACCATAGAAATAGGAAATCTTGTATCTATACAGACAACATGATTTACAGTCCAAAAGTACCTTTCTTTAGAGACAACAAAGGCGAATTAATAGAAAAACCTGTGTTATGTTCGGTAATTACATCCGCTGCGGTAAACCTCGGAGTAGTAAAAAGAGTAGAAGCGGAGAAAATTTCAAAGGTGCCTACAATCATGCGAACACGAATTGAAAAAGTGTTGGCTTTGTCCATTTTACACGGAAACGATACGCTCATTCTTGGCGCTTGGGGTTGTGGCGTTTTTCAAAACGATCCGGCGTTAATTGCGAAGCTTTTTAAAGAAGTATTGGAAACAACATTTAAAAATCAATTTAAAAAAGTGGTGTTTGCTATTTACTCAAGAAACGAAAAATTCATCACACCGTTTAAAGAAGAATTTGAAGTATGA
- a CDS encoding ADP-ribosylation/crystallin J1, with protein MKTLYRPTGLKELELIADINFKGFPPRLEWQPIFYPVLNEQYAIEIAQKWNTKDESSGYIGIVTAFDVNEHYLNQFEVQNVGSAHHNEFWIPAEELEKFNQQIMGEIRVTKAFLGKQFVFTENEEINKLIRKHEIKHTKL; from the coding sequence ATGAAAACTTTATATAGACCTACAGGATTAAAAGAACTAGAACTGATTGCCGACATCAATTTTAAAGGATTTCCTCCTAGATTGGAATGGCAACCTATATTTTATCCTGTGTTAAACGAACAATATGCTATTGAAATTGCACAAAAGTGGAATACAAAAGATGAAAGTTCAGGCTATATTGGTATTGTAACTGCTTTTGATGTGAATGAACACTATCTTAATCAGTTTGAGGTACAAAACGTTGGAAGCGCTCATCATAATGAATTCTGGATTCCTGCTGAAGAACTAGAAAAATTCAATCAGCAAATTATGGGAGAAATTAGAGTTACAAAAGCATTCTTGGGAAAACAATTTGTTTTTACTGAGAATGAAGAAATCAACAAATTAATTAGAAAACATGAAATTAAACATACAAAACTATAA
- a CDS encoding DUF4291 domain-containing protein, translating to MKLNIQNYKEQLNEWPQNGHHIMAQYDDEKIIVYQSYRPAIGLFAAKHQFFGGPFSLERMTWIKPNFLWMMYRNGWGKKVGQEVVLAIHLKREAFQKYLENAVHSSFKSELYESHEAWQKKVKSSNVRLQWDPDHDPYGAKLERRAIQIGIRNQFIRSYAKEDIIEIEDISAFVAEQYEFVKTNQLEKLQIPAERPFVPKGDELQKKLQLQ from the coding sequence ATGAAATTAAACATACAAAACTATAAAGAACAGCTAAACGAATGGCCACAAAACGGACATCACATTATGGCACAATACGATGATGAAAAAATAATTGTATACCAATCGTATCGTCCTGCTATTGGACTTTTCGCTGCGAAACATCAATTTTTTGGTGGCCCTTTTAGCTTGGAACGCATGACGTGGATCAAACCCAATTTTTTGTGGATGATGTACCGAAATGGTTGGGGGAAAAAAGTGGGACAAGAAGTCGTTTTGGCAATTCACTTAAAGCGTGAAGCGTTTCAGAAATACTTGGAAAATGCCGTGCATTCTTCTTTTAAGTCTGAATTATACGAATCGCATGAAGCGTGGCAGAAAAAAGTAAAATCCTCCAATGTCCGTTTGCAATGGGATCCAGATCACGATCCGTATGGCGCAAAACTAGAACGCAGAGCGATTCAAATCGGAATTCGAAATCAGTTTATTCGTTCTTACGCAAAAGAAGATATCATCGAAATCGAAGATATCTCTGCGTTTGTGGCGGAACAATACGAATTCGTCAAAACAAATCAGCTAGAGAAGCTGCAAATTCCTGCAGAACGTCCTTTTGTACCAAAAGGCGACGAATTGCAGAAAAAATTACAATTACAATGA
- a CDS encoding RNA 2'-phosphotransferase, with the protein MSKKNKSISKFLSYVLRHHPGKLGITLDENGWTSVAVLLEKINVEPYSLSMQELEDVVAMNNKKRFAFNENKTMIRANQGHSVDIDLALQPKEPPRYLYHGTVEKFINSIQEKGLIKGTRQHVHLSVDKETAVNVGSRRGKPIILTVRSGEMHAQNHALYQSENGVWLIEAVPKEFIEF; encoded by the coding sequence ATGAGTAAAAAAAATAAAAGTATCAGCAAATTTCTAAGTTATGTACTCAGGCACCATCCTGGGAAACTTGGAATTACACTCGATGAAAACGGTTGGACTTCCGTCGCCGTTTTACTCGAAAAAATAAACGTAGAACCATATTCGCTTTCTATGCAAGAACTAGAAGATGTAGTGGCAATGAATAACAAAAAACGCTTTGCTTTCAACGAAAACAAAACAATGATTAGAGCGAATCAAGGGCATTCTGTGGATATTGATTTGGCGTTGCAACCAAAAGAACCGCCAAGGTATCTATATCATGGAACAGTTGAAAAATTTATCAACTCCATTCAAGAAAAAGGATTGATCAAAGGAACACGACAACATGTCCATTTGAGCGTAGATAAAGAAACAGCTGTTAATGTTGGAAGTAGAAGAGGAAAACCAATCATTCTAACGGTAAGAAGTGGCGAAATGCATGCACAAAATCATGCGCTTTATCAATCAGAAAATGGTGTTTGGTTGATAGAAGCAGTTCCAAAGGAGTTTATTGAATTCTGA